The Stenotrophomonas maltophilia genome segment GCGTGCGTGGCGCGCACAAGGCCGGCTACTACGTCATCGCCAGCCCGGCCGGCCCGTACTTCGCCAAGGGCGTTGCCCCGGTGTCGATCTGGCTGTCCACCGAATACGCGCGTGCGGCCAAGGGCGGCACCGGTGCCGCCAAGTGCGGTGGCAACTATGCTGCTTCGCTGCTGCCGCAGCAGAAGGCGCAGGCACAGGGCTGCTCGCAGGTGCTGTTCCTCGACCCGGTCGAAGGCAAGTACCTGGAAGAGCTGGGTGGCATGAACGTGTTCCTGGTCTACAAGGACGGCACGCTGGTGACCCCGGAACTGTCGGGCAGCATCCTCGAGGGCATCACCCGCGAGAGCATCCTACAGCTGGCCCGCGACCGTGGCATGAAGGTCGAAGAGCGCAAGGTCAGCATCGACGAGTGGAAGCAGGGCGTGGCCTCCGGCGCGATCAGCGAAGTGTTCGCCTGCGGCACCGCGGCGGTGGTCACCCCGATCGGCCAGCTGAAGGGCGAGGGCTTCTCGGTGGGCGACATCAACGCGCCGGCCGGCGAAGTGACCATGTCGTTGCGCAAGGAACTGACCGACATCCAGTACGGCCGCTTGCCGGACCGCCACAACTGGCTGGTCAAGCTGGGCTGATCGCCCACGCTGAACTGTAGCGTCGAGCCCGCGCTCGGCGGCGCTTCCGGAAAGCCCGTCCCCGTGACGGGCTTTCTGCGTTGTGGGGCCGGACGCCAGACCGCAGTAGGCGATTGCTTGACGCAAATAGGTTTGCAATGCAAACTAAATTCAAGCGACCCCGATGGAGCGTGTCATGCAGCAGTCGTCCGTCATTGATCCTTCCTCGCGCCTGCAGGCGCTGACCCGTGAATACTCGCGGTACTCGCGAAGTGCCGGGGGCCTGTCGGCGATGGCTGGCGGCATCGCCTGCCTGG includes the following:
- a CDS encoding branched-chain amino acid aminotransferase yields the protein MSQSIPSFAVTRSDHPRSAEERAQILEKPGFGLHFTDHMVEVRWDKDTGWHNANVRAYGPLQLDPAAAVLHYGQEIFEGIKAYRHADGSIWTFRPDANGRRLQRSAQRLALPELPVEIFVESLKQLIAVDSDWVPSADESSLYFRPFMIGDEAFLGVRGAHKAGYYVIASPAGPYFAKGVAPVSIWLSTEYARAAKGGTGAAKCGGNYAASLLPQQKAQAQGCSQVLFLDPVEGKYLEELGGMNVFLVYKDGTLVTPELSGSILEGITRESILQLARDRGMKVEERKVSIDEWKQGVASGAISEVFACGTAAVVTPIGQLKGEGFSVGDINAPAGEVTMSLRKELTDIQYGRLPDRHNWLVKLG